Proteins from a genomic interval of Rattus norvegicus strain BN/NHsdMcwi chromosome 2, GRCr8, whole genome shotgun sequence:
- the Larp1b gene encoding la-related protein 1B isoform X2 produces the protein MSARAPVPAAAPREDPPAVAGDRDALLAAASRRAEQPAPGEREGKEAREERAAAATSAGARGEPSPALVLGHSVPQAAVPVRPLALHLAHKARAPGGPFGGEAPPPPPPPPPPPPPPPPPAPRDPPEDVREDPAAAGLEDKPPPLPKGNPWTKKLPQHLSPVGTGVPPPAQDSPEAELSSPKIIKAGKLKTKKSNKASDFSDMANWPTPGELVNTGSQSVISQGNKKPQIRKEKEEKIEKRSNSESKENREAKLDGPIENVSEDEAQSSSQRKRANKHKWVPLHLDDVRPDSQERPGSRNSSRCQPEANKPAHNNRKSDTRSWRRDREKRDDQDEVSSVRSEGGTIRGSTRGRGRGRGRGRGRGRGNPRLNFDYSYGYREPGERTEQPFPTELNTSMMYYYDDGTGVQVYPVEETLLKEYIKRQMSF, from the exons ATGTCCGCTCGCGCCCCGGTGCCCGCCGCTGCCCCCCGGGAGGACCCGCCCGCCGTGGCCGGAGACCGGGACGCGCTGTTGGCAGCGGCGAGCCGGCGGGCGGAGCAGCCGGCGCCCGGCGAGCGGGAGGGCAAAGAGGCGAGGGAGGAGCGGGCCGCGGCCGCCACCAGCGCGGGGGCGCGGGGAGAGCCGTCGCCGGCGCTCGTGCTGGGACACAGCGTGCCGCAAGCGGCCGTGCCCGTGAGGCCGCTGGCGCTGCACCTGGCGCACAAGGCGCGTGCGCCCGGGGGTCCCTTCGGCGGGGAggccccgccgccgccgccgccaccaccaccgccgccgccaccgccgccgccgccagcaCCTCGGGACCCACCGGAGGACGTCCGTGAGGACCCAGCGGCAGCCGGCCTCGAGGACAAGCCGCCGCCGCTGCCAAAGGGGAACCCGTGGACCAAGAAGCTGCCTCAGCACCTGTCCCCGGTGGGCACCGGCGTGCCGCCGCCCGCTCAGGACTCCCCGGAGGCCG AGCTCAGTTCCCCCAAAATTATAAAAGCGGGAAAACTCAAGACAAAGAAATCCAACAAG GCTAGTGACTTCAGTGATATGGCAAACTGGCCAACACCAGGTGAATTGGTTAACACGGGG tctCAGAGTGTTATCAGCCAAGGAAATAAAAAGCcacaaattagaaaagaaaaagaagagaagattgAAAAAAGAAGCAACAGTGAGAGCAAAGAGAACCGGGAAGCAAAACTAGATGGTCCTATTGAAAACGTCAGCGAGGATGAAGCTCAGTCAAGCAGCCAGCGGAAGAGAG ctAATAAGCACAAATGGGTACCACTCCACTTAGATGATGTGAGACCAGACAGCCAGGAAAGACCTGGGTCCCGGAACAGCTCTAGATGTCAACCTGAAGCAAATAAACCAGCGCACAACAATAGAAAAAGTGATACACGAA gtTGGAGACGGGATAGAGAAAAGAGAGATGATCAAGATGAAGTATCCAGTGTGAGAAGTGAGGGTGGTACCATCCGAGGTTCCACTAGAGGCCGGGGAAGAGGCCGGGGCCGAGGAAGAGGCCGAGGTCGAGGAAACCCTAGAT TGAACTTTGATTATTCATATGGTTATCGAGAGCCAGGGGAAAGGACTGAGCAGCCATTTCCTACAGAGCTTAACACCAGCATGATGTATTACTATGATGATGGCACAGGTGTGCAGGTGTATCCTGTGGAAGAAACACTGCTTAAAGAGTACATTAAGCGCCAAAT